In the genome of Pelorhabdus rhamnosifermentans, one region contains:
- a CDS encoding alpha/beta hydrolase family protein, with product MHKIIFLLILTFCCNVAAANGVQQNTTADAASHQAVSSDPFFAAQGNYAIGTTFFTWNDSGNKYIGQIWYPAEYCATAKQASYLPESIYKTAWVTNNPMIASIRSLTTGAMIDAPLLGKQSRYPVLIYSPGLGSVGQAGTFSFEYLASRGFIVAAINHPGSSFFTERADGSLIPYNKTANYDTPDEKKAVTETRAHELSYALDALMTLNNTPTSVFWRKIDTANIGVFGHSIGGRSALRAASLDKRFKAAANLDGSLEDEPAYTFTNQETAIIETDPDEIIQSEIASGDTKPEEVPQIKAVYAKYMENLLNSGHAKHYLFYYKNTRHMNYTDMPILFPQDNELGSADGTKVLLSFSNLLEDFFNEAFSHPESSLEDKYFDVKLMKVKNNLH from the coding sequence ATGCACAAAATTATTTTTTTACTGATCTTAACGTTTTGCTGCAATGTAGCGGCAGCGAACGGCGTCCAACAAAATACCACTGCAGATGCCGCATCCCACCAAGCAGTTTCATCCGACCCATTCTTTGCTGCGCAGGGAAATTATGCTATTGGTACTACATTTTTCACTTGGAATGATTCCGGCAACAAATACATCGGCCAAATCTGGTATCCGGCCGAATACTGCGCTACAGCTAAACAAGCCAGCTATTTACCGGAAAGCATCTACAAAACCGCTTGGGTAACCAATAACCCTATGATAGCCTCTATCCGATCATTAACAACCGGCGCCATGATTGATGCGCCCTTACTCGGTAAACAAAGCCGCTATCCGGTTTTAATCTATTCTCCAGGTCTAGGATCAGTTGGCCAAGCCGGAACGTTCAGCTTTGAATATCTAGCCAGCCGCGGTTTTATCGTAGCCGCAATCAATCATCCTGGCAGCAGCTTCTTTACGGAAAGGGCGGACGGATCTCTAATCCCTTATAATAAAACCGCCAATTATGATACCCCTGACGAAAAGAAAGCTGTAACCGAAACGCGAGCCCATGAGCTATCCTACGCTTTAGATGCGCTCATGACCCTAAACAATACTCCAACCTCCGTATTTTGGAGGAAAATTGATACGGCTAACATTGGCGTATTTGGCCATTCTATTGGTGGTCGCAGCGCCCTCCGCGCCGCATCACTTGATAAAAGATTTAAGGCTGCCGCTAACCTGGATGGCAGTCTGGAAGACGAACCGGCTTATACGTTTACTAACCAGGAAACAGCCATAATCGAAACCGATCCCGATGAAATTATTCAGTCCGAAATAGCTTCAGGCGACACCAAACCCGAAGAAGTTCCCCAAATAAAAGCAGTGTATGCCAAGTACATGGAAAATTTATTGAACTCCGGCCATGCCAAACACTACTTATTTTATTACAAAAATACCCGCCACATGAACTATACCGACATGCCTATCCTGTTTCCGCAAGATAATGAGCTTGGTTCAGCCGATGGCACCAAAGTACTGCTCTCGTTTTCTAATCTACTGGAAGATTTCTTTAACGAAGCTTTTTCCCATCCGGAATCTTCTTTAGAAGATAAATATTTTGATGTAAAGTTAATGAAAGTAAAAAACAACTTGCACTAA
- a CDS encoding alpha/beta hydrolase family protein, protein MQNKISFSKGTFQLHSNPNFNYQLNRTFSWSNGDLDELKTAAPQITSIQTWKTEMMKLAENAFRENRIKHAIAYYRMAEFFMVHGDPDKLKTYDKAVELFYEYNTELFASGIVKKDRVPFGTGYLPVMYVEPENGKPMDTIVLHGGYDSYMEEFLQMILYLRDNGFAVYLFEGPGQGGVLRKEGMIFTPEWEKPVKAILDFFKLDDVSIIGLSLGAMLAPRAAAFEPRIKRVVAWSLLPNLFDLLLVGKPKVMQDTMRFLMENGDEETVNYMMGNQMKKDPQMEWAINHGMHNMGARSPYEFLSTINKFTYLDIADRITQDFLLIGAERDHFIPVEFYKPIIDRLINVHSLTYRLFTEREQAENHCNAGNTKLVLDTVISWIKLLKSN, encoded by the coding sequence ATGCAGAACAAGATCAGTTTTTCAAAAGGAACGTTTCAGCTTCATTCGAATCCGAATTTCAATTATCAATTAAACAGAACCTTTTCTTGGAGTAATGGAGACTTAGATGAGTTAAAAACCGCTGCTCCGCAAATTACCAGCATTCAAACGTGGAAAACCGAAATGATGAAACTGGCGGAGAATGCCTTTCGAGAAAATCGAATAAAGCATGCCATTGCTTATTATCGGATGGCGGAGTTTTTTATGGTCCATGGAGACCCGGATAAGCTAAAAACGTATGATAAGGCAGTTGAACTGTTTTATGAATATAACACCGAGTTATTTGCGTCGGGAATTGTCAAAAAGGATAGGGTGCCGTTTGGAACAGGATACTTGCCGGTTATGTACGTAGAGCCGGAAAACGGTAAACCTATGGACACCATAGTGCTCCATGGCGGATATGATTCTTACATGGAAGAATTTCTGCAGATGATTCTATACCTAAGAGATAATGGTTTTGCGGTATATCTTTTTGAGGGACCGGGCCAAGGCGGTGTGCTTAGGAAAGAAGGCATGATTTTTACACCGGAATGGGAAAAACCGGTCAAGGCCATTTTGGATTTTTTTAAATTGGATGATGTGTCAATTATCGGGCTATCCCTCGGGGCGATGCTCGCACCGCGAGCTGCGGCGTTTGAGCCGAGAATAAAACGAGTTGTCGCTTGGAGCTTATTGCCTAATTTGTTCGATCTGCTTCTGGTCGGAAAGCCAAAGGTTATGCAGGATACGATGCGTTTTTTGATGGAAAATGGGGACGAAGAGACTGTGAATTATATGATGGGCAATCAAATGAAAAAAGATCCCCAGATGGAATGGGCGATAAACCACGGCATGCATAATATGGGGGCTCGAAGTCCATATGAATTTCTATCGACAATAAATAAGTTTACATATTTGGATATTGCCGATAGAATTACCCAGGACTTCCTGCTTATCGGGGCAGAGAGAGACCACTTTATTCCTGTGGAGTTTTATAAACCGATTATTGACCGTTTAATCAACGTCCATTCACTAACATACAGACTTTTTACGGAAAGAGAGCAGGCTGAAAACCACTGCAATGCCGGTAACACAAAACTTGTTCTTGATACAGTTATTTCTTGGATAAAACTTTTAAAATCAAATTGA
- a CDS encoding methyl-accepting chemotaxis protein — protein MNFFDNMKVAQKLSILILIAFLSMSIVGYTGYHYLQQSNTEMTTMYEDYLVPVALINENSAHINKVNSAVMELMLTKDDKKNQELKQTIDERVNSFNNNLAKLEQTHLDDKTKEKLAGIKTTMQKFREGRNAVMELALQNKNAEAYALYVSAVDPLATDALNRCDDLSKYSIEASKKINANNKVSFEKANQINLAIIFVSFVVLILSGFYITRIITKPLHAMVLICKEFAAGDFRDKPRRFIRKDEIGQLADALVDVRGSLRILMKNVNESAEQVAASSEELTASADQSAQAANQVAESITEVATNADQQLSAANDTSAVVEQMSASIQQIAANANEVAGQSAQASDTANEGNKSVDKAVSQMAHIEQTVVSSAQVVAKLGERSKEIGQIVDTISGIAGQTNLLALNAAIEAARAGEQGRGFAVVAEEVRKLAEQSQEAAKQIATLISEIQGDTDKAVIAMNDGTREVKLGAEVVNASGQAFLEIATAITHVSSQVKEISASIEQMAIGSQQIVGSVKKIDELSKKAAGEAQTVSAATEEQSASMEEIASSSQALAHLAMDLREAVSKFQV, from the coding sequence ATGAATTTTTTTGATAATATGAAAGTAGCTCAAAAACTAAGTATCCTTATTCTTATCGCATTTTTATCTATGAGTATTGTAGGTTATACGGGGTACCATTACCTCCAACAATCAAACACCGAAATGACTACTATGTACGAAGACTACTTAGTACCCGTCGCACTTATAAATGAAAACAGTGCGCATATTAATAAAGTCAATTCAGCCGTAATGGAACTGATGCTCACAAAAGACGACAAAAAAAATCAAGAATTAAAGCAAACTATCGATGAGCGGGTAAATTCCTTTAATAACAATCTGGCAAAACTTGAACAGACACATTTAGATGACAAAACCAAGGAAAAATTAGCCGGAATCAAAACAACCATGCAAAAATTTCGAGAGGGTAGAAACGCTGTTATGGAATTAGCTTTGCAAAACAAAAATGCTGAAGCCTATGCATTATATGTTTCTGCCGTAGACCCGTTAGCAACAGATGCTCTGAACAGGTGCGATGATCTTTCTAAGTATTCTATTGAAGCATCAAAGAAAATAAATGCTAATAACAAAGTATCCTTCGAAAAAGCAAATCAGATTAACTTAGCAATTATTTTTGTATCTTTTGTAGTATTAATTCTAAGTGGGTTTTATATTACTAGAATAATTACAAAACCTCTCCATGCCATGGTGCTGATTTGCAAAGAATTTGCAGCAGGAGATTTTCGCGATAAGCCGCGAAGATTTATCAGAAAAGATGAAATCGGCCAATTAGCTGATGCTCTGGTAGATGTGAGAGGCAGTCTCCGTATACTTATGAAAAATGTCAATGAATCAGCAGAACAGGTGGCGGCTTCTTCAGAGGAACTGACCGCTAGTGCCGATCAGTCAGCACAAGCTGCTAACCAGGTTGCTGAATCTATTACTGAAGTAGCAACAAATGCAGATCAACAACTAAGTGCAGCTAATGACACATCTGCGGTAGTGGAACAGATGTCGGCCAGCATCCAACAAATCGCTGCCAATGCTAATGAAGTAGCTGGACAATCTGCCCAAGCATCTGATACGGCTAATGAAGGAAATAAGTCCGTAGATAAAGCAGTCAGTCAAATGGCTCATATCGAACAAACAGTTGTCTCCTCTGCCCAAGTAGTAGCCAAATTAGGGGAACGCTCGAAGGAAATTGGCCAGATTGTCGATACTATCTCAGGTATTGCTGGTCAGACAAATTTACTAGCGCTCAACGCTGCCATTGAGGCCGCAAGAGCCGGAGAACAGGGTCGAGGCTTTGCCGTAGTAGCAGAAGAAGTCCGCAAGCTGGCCGAGCAATCGCAAGAAGCGGCTAAACAAATCGCAACACTTATTAGTGAAATTCAAGGGGACACCGACAAAGCCGTAATAGCCATGAACGATGGTACTCGTGAAGTCAAGTTAGGCGCAGAAGTCGTCAATGCTTCCGGACAAGCCTTTCTAGAAATAGCAACTGCAATAACACATGTATCAAGCCAGGTGAAGGAAATATCCGCTTCCATTGAGCAGATGGCTATCGGCAGTCAACAAATTGTCGGATCAGTGAAAAAAATCGATGAACTAAGCAAAAAAGCAGCTGGAGAAGCACAGACAGTATCAGCTGCAACCGAGGAACAATCCGCATCAATGGAAGAAATCGCTTCATCTAGCCAAGCATTGGCCCACCTAGCAATGGATCTCCGCGAAGCTGTTAGCAAGTTTCAAGTTTAA
- a CDS encoding alpha-hydroxy-acid oxidizing protein yields the protein MNYKEVLENARTCIGSYCKACNVCNGIVCKSTIPGPGAKGVGDTAIRNYQKWQEIRVNMDTLCVSKPVDTTLELFGQTFEYPFFAGPVGAVNMHYSDKFSDMTYNDILVSACRENGIAAFTGDGTNPQVMESATEAIAKVNGYGIPTVKPWNMDTIKVKMDLVHKAGAFAVAMDVDAAGLPFLKNMTPPAGGKSVDELRSISEIAGIPFIVKGIMSIKGALKAKEAGAKAIVVSNHGGRVLDQCPSTAEVLPEIAEAVGNEMKILVDGGIRSGTDIFKALALGADGVLICRPFVTAVYGGEKEGVKVYIEKLAGELKDTMAMCGAFSLSEITKDMVRR from the coding sequence ATGAATTATAAGGAAGTACTGGAAAATGCACGTACCTGTATCGGGAGTTACTGCAAGGCCTGCAATGTCTGCAATGGTATTGTCTGTAAAAGCACCATTCCTGGACCAGGGGCCAAAGGCGTTGGAGACACAGCCATTCGCAACTATCAGAAATGGCAGGAAATTCGAGTCAATATGGATACACTCTGTGTGAGCAAACCAGTAGATACAACACTGGAGTTATTTGGTCAGACCTTTGAATATCCATTCTTCGCAGGACCTGTTGGTGCGGTAAATATGCACTACAGTGATAAATTTAGCGATATGACTTATAATGATATCTTGGTTTCTGCCTGCAGGGAAAATGGAATAGCTGCGTTTACTGGTGATGGTACAAATCCGCAAGTCATGGAGAGTGCAACAGAGGCAATAGCGAAGGTGAATGGTTATGGTATTCCCACTGTTAAACCATGGAATATGGATACAATCAAAGTGAAAATGGATCTGGTGCATAAGGCAGGTGCCTTTGCTGTTGCCATGGATGTAGATGCAGCTGGATTGCCTTTCTTGAAAAATATGACACCTCCGGCTGGCGGAAAATCAGTCGACGAGCTTCGTAGCATTTCTGAAATTGCCGGTATCCCGTTTATTGTAAAGGGGATTATGAGCATAAAGGGTGCGTTGAAGGCAAAAGAAGCAGGAGCAAAAGCAATTGTTGTTTCTAATCATGGTGGCAGGGTGCTTGATCAGTGTCCGTCAACTGCGGAAGTGCTTCCGGAAATTGCAGAGGCTGTCGGAAACGAGATGAAGATTCTAGTTGATGGTGGTATCCGTTCTGGTACAGATATTTTCAAGGCTTTAGCACTCGGTGCAGACGGTGTCCTAATCTGTCGTCCGTTTGTAACAGCTGTTTATGGCGGCGAAAAGGAAGGCGTGAAGGTTTATATTGAAAAATTGGCTGGAGAATTAAAGGATACGATGGCGATGTGTGGTGCTTTTAGCCTAAGTGAAATCACAAAGGATATGGTACGTAGATAA
- a CDS encoding 2Fe-2S iron-sulfur cluster-binding protein — protein sequence MIIKVYRFDPGSGKKPFFQSFEVPAQPEWTVMDTLDYISQHHDSSLAYYRHSACDHGICCSR from the coding sequence ATGATTATTAAAGTTTACAGATTTGACCCTGGCAGCGGAAAAAAACCTTTTTTCCAAAGCTTTGAGGTTCCGGCCCAACCAGAATGGACGGTCATGGACACGCTTGACTACATCTCACAGCATCACGACAGCTCTCTGGCTTATTATCGCCACAGTGCCTGTGATCACGGTATCTGCTGCTCAAGGTGA
- a CDS encoding FAD-dependent oxidoreductase produces MIFNQEEISLTKFKVSKTITTDVLVIGGGGAGVWAAVEARRAGAEVVIVSKGKVGNSGNTIMIGGSYSMDGNSAKNVYGFEGGDENLTKEFLLEQIIKQSFFLAEQDVAEQFVEDSPAVVYETHEWCDRAGQKQIFMAPGGWLLSGRSMGRGLLQGLKENPGSVLVEDVMIVDLLKKNGKVIGAIGVNVYTGEIIRFAAKAVVLATGGYQPFSTKSTNSDMTGDGMAMAYRAGAELADMEFHLPCPTAMEPEAFKGSLLPFIYEAFSGSLPSIDKDGKPIEIPREMAEVAEGSELEKLINTFYWSEAIAKGRGMPGDTMYYDISGLSDEQIRATFERLIDTTSAFYRPGFYHGDDIRVYCDYVLANGKKVKVGAIFEYTMGGVVISKNMETTVKGLYAAGEVGSGVFGACRVADATTEMIVQGNRAGKSAAAYAKAAVIEEPDAEQIDAVIANMTAPLGRTGGMDSAEFIHKIEQAADFGFGICRTEANMVKAIEQIDALQKAFPSISVPCDSLRYNYGWIRSLEAKNLLTCTLAGLRAANMRKESRGFHIRHDYKEVDNDNWAVRIVVSDDKGKMSFRTRKAKETKYEIPTGKEVSIPAYIKNQDLNFKNAVFSE; encoded by the coding sequence ATGATTTTTAATCAGGAGGAGATATCATTGACAAAATTTAAGGTCAGCAAAACTATTACGACCGATGTTCTGGTCATCGGCGGGGGCGGCGCAGGTGTTTGGGCCGCTGTAGAAGCCAGAAGAGCAGGCGCTGAAGTCGTTATTGTCTCGAAAGGCAAGGTTGGTAACAGCGGAAACACCATCATGATCGGTGGCAGCTATTCCATGGACGGCAACAGCGCTAAAAACGTGTACGGGTTTGAAGGCGGGGACGAAAACCTAACAAAAGAGTTTTTACTAGAACAGATCATCAAGCAGAGCTTCTTCCTTGCCGAACAGGATGTGGCCGAACAGTTTGTGGAGGACTCGCCTGCAGTCGTTTACGAAACCCACGAATGGTGTGACCGCGCCGGACAAAAGCAGATCTTCATGGCACCCGGCGGCTGGTTGCTTTCTGGCAGGAGCATGGGGCGAGGTCTGCTGCAGGGCTTGAAGGAGAATCCGGGTTCCGTTCTAGTCGAAGACGTTATGATTGTTGACCTGCTCAAGAAGAATGGCAAAGTCATCGGCGCGATTGGCGTTAACGTTTACACAGGTGAAATCATCCGATTTGCCGCAAAAGCAGTCGTTTTGGCGACCGGCGGTTATCAGCCGTTTTCCACCAAGAGCACAAACAGCGATATGACCGGTGACGGTATGGCGATGGCTTATCGTGCTGGCGCGGAACTGGCAGACATGGAATTCCATCTTCCATGCCCGACCGCAATGGAACCCGAAGCTTTTAAGGGTTCCCTGTTGCCGTTCATCTACGAGGCTTTTTCGGGATCTCTTCCCTCGATCGACAAGGATGGCAAGCCGATTGAAATCCCGCGCGAGATGGCGGAGGTTGCCGAGGGCAGCGAGCTGGAAAAACTGATTAACACCTTCTACTGGTCGGAAGCAATTGCAAAGGGACGTGGCATGCCCGGCGACACCATGTATTATGATATTTCCGGCCTGAGTGACGAACAGATTAGGGCTACTTTTGAGCGCCTTATCGACACTACGAGTGCATTCTATCGTCCGGGCTTCTATCACGGTGACGACATCCGCGTCTATTGTGACTATGTGCTTGCCAACGGCAAAAAAGTAAAGGTTGGTGCGATTTTTGAGTATACCATGGGCGGAGTCGTCATCAGTAAGAATATGGAAACCACCGTTAAAGGTTTATATGCGGCTGGAGAGGTTGGCAGCGGTGTGTTCGGAGCGTGCCGCGTTGCCGATGCTACCACCGAAATGATTGTTCAAGGCAACAGGGCGGGTAAGAGCGCTGCCGCTTACGCAAAAGCCGCAGTGATCGAAGAGCCGGATGCCGAGCAGATTGACGCCGTCATTGCAAACATGACTGCCCCTTTGGGACGTACCGGCGGCATGGATAGTGCTGAATTCATCCACAAAATCGAGCAGGCTGCCGATTTCGGCTTCGGCATCTGCCGTACTGAAGCAAATATGGTTAAGGCGATTGAACAGATAGATGCACTTCAAAAAGCATTTCCCAGCATCTCGGTGCCCTGTGACAGCCTGCGTTACAATTACGGCTGGATCCGCTCTCTTGAGGCAAAGAACCTGCTGACCTGTACGCTGGCTGGTCTGCGTGCGGCCAATATGCGCAAGGAAAGCCGCGGCTTCCATATACGTCATGACTACAAGGAAGTGGACAACGACAATTGGGCGGTCCGCATCGTCGTCAGCGACGACAAGGGAAAGATGTCTTTCCGTACCCGTAAGGCCAAGGAGACCAAGTATGAGATTCCCACCGGCAAAGAGGTCTCTATCCCCGCTTACATTAAGAACCAGGATCTCAACTTCAAGAATGCCGTTTTCAGCGAATGA
- a CDS encoding flavodoxin family protein translates to MEGKRVLGICVSARKNGNSSIILNELLKPSKEKGYQVEVLNLGALEIGHCIGCLGCSNEFHKCVLKDDLEVIKNKIEEADAIALASPCYYLSPPSRLKAVMDRSAAWAIEKMANSKKKKYGVAVSVAGGGQSVWYPLQRIYSSLFLGLYNCEILGQFVIGQAFNKGEVLLSPSKLRLVGQLGENLASSIAQGRGIKSSINECEDKLICPNCLADAFKINKDGGPTCAVCGLSLNKDQSDQFNRFTPEGAQIHQSHIMNNVIGGILAGDEITNRMKDYWERNVLHDNDFIINTDLSNIGTAIQWDGEALRELKQSIPHVLQDVVKKALEKKAAQQGLNHITKEIFMQIRPKY, encoded by the coding sequence ATGGAAGGTAAACGCGTCTTGGGAATTTGTGTTAGTGCTCGCAAAAATGGAAACAGTTCGATTATTTTAAACGAGCTTCTTAAGCCGTCTAAGGAAAAGGGCTATCAGGTGGAGGTCCTGAATTTAGGGGCGCTTGAAATTGGACATTGTATTGGTTGTTTAGGATGCAGCAACGAATTTCACAAATGTGTGTTGAAAGATGATTTGGAGGTGATAAAGAACAAGATAGAGGAAGCGGATGCAATTGCACTGGCGTCACCCTGCTATTATTTATCCCCTCCTTCAAGATTAAAGGCTGTAATGGATAGGTCGGCCGCTTGGGCTATTGAGAAAATGGCCAATAGTAAAAAGAAAAAATACGGTGTTGCGGTTTCGGTGGCAGGCGGGGGTCAATCGGTATGGTATCCACTGCAGAGAATTTATTCTAGTCTATTTTTAGGACTGTACAACTGCGAAATACTCGGGCAATTTGTTATAGGGCAAGCGTTCAATAAAGGCGAGGTCTTGTTATCTCCAAGCAAGCTAAGATTAGTGGGTCAACTTGGTGAAAATCTTGCTAGTTCGATTGCACAAGGAAGAGGAATCAAATCCTCGATTAACGAGTGCGAAGATAAATTGATCTGTCCTAATTGCCTGGCGGATGCTTTCAAAATCAATAAGGACGGCGGTCCAACCTGTGCCGTATGTGGCTTAAGTTTAAACAAAGATCAATCTGATCAGTTTAATAGGTTTACACCTGAAGGTGCCCAAATTCATCAAAGTCACATTATGAATAATGTCATAGGCGGCATACTGGCCGGTGATGAAATCACCAATAGAATGAAAGACTATTGGGAACGAAATGTGCTTCATGATAACGATTTTATTATTAATACCGACCTTTCTAATATTGGCACTGCCATTCAATGGGATGGCGAGGCGCTGAGAGAGTTAAAACAATCAATTCCCCATGTTTTACAGGATGTTGTAAAGAAGGCTTTAGAGAAGAAGGCTGCTCAGCAAGGATTAAATCATATTACAAAAGAGATATTTATGCAAATACGCCCTAAATATTAG
- a CDS encoding TetR/AcrR family transcriptional regulator: protein MALSKNRFSEGENGCPRKIRISKEPDQRRREIVETALKLFSEKGYEDTTIQDIAEKMNVSPGLCYRYFKSKTEIFAASSEYYAKQAVKQMKIPISQDIPAIEKFNLVINRMLDFSINHYEFESRYNEGSEIRAILLDYVANQWMSVMIPIIEQGIKENIFYCSNVPRTAKFLITGLVHTFHEDMPVDNVQEYMYSFLNFTQDMAARVLGMKAD from the coding sequence ATGGCGTTATCAAAAAATAGATTTTCAGAGGGCGAGAATGGTTGTCCTCGTAAAATACGTATATCAAAAGAACCAGATCAACGCCGTCGAGAGATTGTTGAAACCGCATTAAAGCTGTTTTCTGAAAAGGGCTATGAAGATACAACCATTCAAGATATTGCTGAAAAAATGAACGTATCCCCCGGTTTATGTTACCGATATTTTAAATCTAAAACAGAAATCTTTGCGGCATCTTCTGAGTATTATGCAAAACAAGCAGTGAAGCAAATGAAAATTCCAATATCACAGGATATACCTGCAATTGAAAAATTCAATCTTGTAATAAATCGCATGCTTGACTTTTCAATAAACCATTATGAATTTGAGTCCAGATATAATGAGGGTTCAGAGATCAGAGCGATTCTTTTAGATTATGTAGCAAATCAATGGATGTCTGTTATGATTCCAATAATAGAACAGGGAATTAAAGAAAATATTTTTTATTGCAGTAATGTACCCAGAACCGCTAAATTTCTAATTACCGGGCTGGTCCACACATTCCATGAAGATATGCCGGTAGATAATGTTCAAGAATATATGTATTCTTTTCTTAATTTTACACAAGATATGGCAGCACGTGTTTTGGGGATGAAAGCAGATTAG
- a CDS encoding sensor domain-containing diguanylate cyclase: MSFLYKFTLLLGSLVIMSSFIQFFIFDRFFLANTDDLLLTINEKAANNFAEQILAYFKNIEASLKTIASDPNINQAILDKINQIVPEVNVISILDKNGDVMLVSGVKDVSGLNLSQRDYFQRAIRGETYISGVYTSNHGRKVVSIATPIIENGNIVGVVVGTVWLHENSLSSMFDNKSFGRGGFISITDSQGIIVYHPDKESIGKGTSIADHLQGGKGSAIIKYTGLEHYIGYSKVPELNWIVSVNTPTAEVTRIRRLMIYEILAISIFTIFVVIAIGTYTVRRYTKPLDTLVEAFSSVKKGKYKQIISYDYAPEFDDMIQVYNNTIRRLEEVHTTLKWAADIDGLTGTYNRRSFDKILELLNGEVLAHSLDNLGIMILDLDNYKQLNDTYGHLAGDDILREFTAITQSIVGIRFVFRFGGDEFAIILRNVAREKIISLAEKIRLQSEKTLKGCTVSIGIATYPENADSVDALLDFADKALYISKETKNRVTAYVISN, encoded by the coding sequence ATGAGTTTTTTATATAAATTTACATTGTTGCTCGGTAGTTTGGTTATCATGAGTAGTTTCATTCAATTTTTTATTTTTGATAGATTTTTTCTTGCTAATACTGATGATTTGTTATTGACTATTAATGAAAAAGCCGCGAATAATTTTGCTGAACAGATCTTAGCGTATTTTAAAAATATTGAGGCTTCATTAAAAACTATTGCATCTGATCCTAATATCAATCAAGCTATTCTTGATAAAATCAATCAAATTGTTCCAGAAGTAAATGTGATTTCGATACTTGATAAAAATGGAGATGTTATGCTTGTCAGTGGAGTTAAGGACGTTTCAGGTTTGAATTTGTCACAACGTGATTACTTTCAGCGAGCTATTAGAGGGGAAACTTATATTAGTGGTGTATACACGAGTAATCATGGGCGGAAGGTTGTCTCTATTGCGACTCCTATTATTGAAAATGGTAATATTGTTGGTGTAGTTGTTGGGACAGTTTGGCTGCATGAAAATAGTTTGTCATCGATGTTTGACAATAAATCATTTGGTCGTGGGGGATTCATCTCAATTACTGACAGCCAAGGAATTATCGTTTATCATCCGGACAAGGAAAGTATCGGAAAAGGAACTAGTATAGCTGATCACTTGCAAGGAGGTAAAGGCTCGGCTATTATAAAATATACTGGATTAGAACACTATATTGGATATAGTAAGGTTCCCGAATTAAATTGGATTGTTAGCGTGAATACTCCTACTGCTGAGGTAACACGAATCCGAAGGTTGATGATTTACGAAATTCTAGCTATATCGATATTTACTATATTTGTAGTTATTGCTATTGGCACATATACAGTACGGCGATACACGAAGCCACTAGATACATTAGTCGAGGCGTTTAGTTCTGTGAAAAAAGGAAAGTATAAACAAATTATTTCTTATGACTATGCGCCTGAATTTGATGATATGATTCAAGTATATAACAACACCATTAGAAGACTTGAAGAAGTTCATACTACATTAAAGTGGGCTGCAGACATTGATGGATTGACTGGGACTTATAACCGTAGGTCTTTTGACAAAATATTGGAATTGCTTAATGGCGAAGTGCTAGCTCATTCTTTGGATAATCTAGGAATAATGATACTAGACCTTGATAACTACAAACAGCTAAATGATACATATGGTCATTTAGCAGGGGATGATATTTTAAGAGAATTTACCGCGATAACGCAATCAATTGTAGGGATTCGATTTGTATTTCGCTTTGGTGGAGATGAATTCGCAATTATTTTGCGGAATGTCGCCCGGGAAAAAATCATATCTTTGGCAGAAAAAATACGCTTGCAGAGTGAAAAAACATTAAAGGGTTGTACAGTAAGTATAGGCATTGCAACTTATCCTGAAAATGCTGATTCTGTAGATGCATTATTGGATTTCGCCGATAAGGCGCTTTATATTAGCAAAGAAACAAAAAATAGAGTAACAGCATATGTGATCAGCAATTAG